The genomic stretch TGAGGAATTACATGAATGCGTTAAAACAGCATCGAAAATCGAGTAAAAAAAAGCTGCTGTTTCGAGGCCTTTTAGTCATCATTGGTGGCATTATCGCAGGTTATGGGTTAGAAACAGTATTAATTCCAAATAGCGTATCTGATGGGGGCGTAACGGGACTTAGCATCGTTGGTTCACAGCTTTTTGGAGTTCCACTAGGTGTGTTAATCGCTATTATCAACCTTCCGTTCATTTGGTTAGGATATAAACAAATTGGAAAAAGCTTCGCTATCTTTTCAATCATCGGTATTGCTTCTCTAGCAATTAGTACAACTCTTATGCATCATACTCCAGCAATTATCGAAGGAGATACGCTTTTAGTAACCGTTGTAGGTGGTGTAATCCTTGGTTTTGGAATGGGTTTAGCACTGCGTAACGGAGGCGCATTGGACGGTATTGATATGCTTGCTGTTCTCCTTTCACGAAAGTCCCCGTTTGGAACAAGTGACCTTATTTTATTTTTAAATATGTTTGTTTTTATCGTGGTTTCTTTTGTGTTTGGCTTACAAGGAGCTATCCTTTCTGCAATTGCTTACTTCATTGCTTCAAAGGTCATTCATGTCGTTGAAGTAGGACTAAGCGGTTCAAAAGCGTTTGAAATTATTACAAGTGAGCCTGTCTTAATGGTTAAAACGATTCGTGATCGACTTGGTCGAAGCGCTACATATAAAGAAGTATACGGCGGATATTCTCATGAGAAGTTCAAAGAAATTACGTGCGTCATTAACCGTTTAGAGGAAAGTAAGATGAAGGAAATTATCAACGAGATTGATCCGAACGCATTTGTGCGCGTATATGACGTTGCCGAAGTAAAGGGTGGAAACTTTAGAAAAACCAACATTCATTAAATTAATCTTTTTATTCTGTATAAAATTGGTATTATCTAGAGGTGGAAGGATTATCCAACAACCTATCCAATAAAAACCAGATTGACAGATTAGGAAGAAAGATGTAGACTTGAAACAAATTTAATAAGACCTCACTTTTAGTCAAGTGAGGTAGAGGCGCGGTATTTAACAGTCTTTAGTAGAGTTTGAGAGACGTTGAAGCTAGGGAGAAGGAAATATCGCCGAAGTGAGTAAATTGTTCTCAACGATTGCTTGCTGGGTCTGTAGTGAAGAACTGCAGGACTGTCTCGATAAGTTTACCAGCTTATTGAGTTGTGCTATCTCATCTTTTAAAAGAGAGGACTTTAGGGAACGATGAACGAAACGACCTGAGTATATCTCGGGTCGTTTTTTTATTGTCTTCAAAGCTTAAAAAGATATAAGGGGGAAACAAATTATGAAAAGAAAAGCAGGGTTTTTCTTAACATTATTGCTTTCAGCAGTCGTTTTATTAGCAGGCTGTGGGCAAAGCAGTGAGTCAGCATCAGGTTCAGGAGATGCTGATACGTTTACGGTAGGTTTAGAAGCGGGCTATCCACCATTTAACTGGACTCAGAACGACGATTCAAATGGCGCGGTTAAAATTAAAGGCAGCTCACAGTATGCAGGCGGCTACGATGTTGAAATGGCCAAGAAAATTGCTGATGGATTAGGCAAAGAGCTAGTAATTGTAAAAACTGAGTGGGATGGACTTGTACCAGCCTTAACATCAGGTAAGATTGATGCGATTGTTGCAGGAATGTCACCAACCTCAGAGCGAAAAGAAACAATCGATTTCTCTGATAACTACTATAATTCAAACTTAGTAATGGTTGTGAAAAAAGGTGGTAAGTATGAGGGAGCTACAAAAATTGCAGATTTCAAAGGTGCAAAAGTTACGGCTCAATTAAACACGTTCCACTATTCAGTAATTGATCAAATTAAAGGTGTATCAAAAGAAACAGCAATGGATAATTTCCCAGCAATGCGCGTAGCGTTAGAGTCAGGAGTTATTGATGGTTATGTATCAGAGCGACCTGAAGCAGTAAGTGCTTCAGCAGCAAACGATAATTTTGCAATGGTTGAGTTCAAAGATGGCTTTAAAACATCAGCTGATGATACAGCTGTAGCGGTAGGTCTTAAAAAAGACAGTGAACTAAAAGAAGAAATTAATAAAGCCTTAAAAGGCATTTCAGAAGACGAGCGCACTAGCATTATGGATACGGCAATCAAAAATCAACCAGCAGCAAAATAATGATGACATAAAACCGGCTGTATACTGCAGTCGGTTTTGTAATGAGGTAAAGGAGGAAGAACGATGAGTTTTGAATGGATTATCACAATCATCTCAGAAAACTGGCCAATGTTCCTACGCGGAGCTGGGATGACGCTGCTAATTGCGCTAACAGGTACCGTTATTGGAGCGATTATTGGGTTGGTTGCCGGTATTGTCCGCACTGTTCCAACGCCAAAGAGCGGGCTGAAAAAAGCAGGGTTGAAGGTAACGAATTTCGTTTTATCTGTATACATTGAATTTTTCCGAGGTACGCCAATGATCGTGCAAGCAATGGTTATTTACTATGGTTCAGCGCTTGCATTTGGGTTTGATATGAACGTGATGTTAGCAGCGGTGATTGTTGTATCAATTAATACGGGAGCATATATGGCTGAGATTGTACGAGGGGGTATTATTTCAGTTGATAAGGGACAGTTCGAGGCAGCTAAAGCCATTGGGATGAATCATTATCAAACAATGATGAATGTTGTTTTGCCTCAAGTTATTCGTAACATCTTACCAGCAACGGGTAACCAGTTTGTGATTAATATTAAAGATACGTCAGTATTGAACGTTATTTCTGTGTCTGAGCTATACTTTGTTACGAAATCAGTCGCAGGAAACAACTTTAGATATTTTGAATCATTCTTTGTTGCTTGTATGATTTACTTCGTCATGACGTTTGCCGTATCACAGATTCTGCGTTACTTTGAGCGTAAATTAGACGGACCCGATAGCTACACGATGATTAAAACGGACCAAAATCGATAATGAAGGGTAAGGAGGTATAAGAAAATGGAACAAGTAATTGATATTCAGCATTTAAACAAAGCTTATGGAAGTCATGAAGTATTAAAGGATATTAATTTCTCTGTTAACAAAGGAGAAGTCGTGACGATTATTGGTTCTTCAGGATCAGGGAAGTCAACGCTTCTTCGCTGTATCAATTTATTAGAACAGCCAAACGGTGGACAGATTATTTACAAAGGCGAAAACATTTTAGATGACCGTCATAATCTTTTTGATTACCGCAAAAACCTAGGAATGGTTTTTCAACAGTTCAACCTATTTGATAACCATAATGTTTTAAATAACTGCGTGGTAGGACAAGTCAAAGTATTAAAGCGTTCAAAAGAAGAAGCTGAAAAGGTAGCGTTGGGCTATTTAAAGGTCGTTGGAATGGATCAATATATTAATGCAAAGCCAAGACAGCTTTCAGGTGGTCAAAAGCAGCGTGTGGCCATTGCTCGTGCTTTGTCCATGAAGCCTGATGTCCTTTTGTTTGATGAACCAACATCAGCTTTAGACCCTGAGATGGTAGGAGAAGTATTAAAGGTTATGAAGGAACTTGCCGAGTCAGGTCTAACAATGCTTATTGTAACGCATGAAATGGAATTTGCTAAAGAGGTATCAGATCGCATTGTCTTTATGGATAAAGGTGTCATTGCAGAAGAAGGTACTCCTGAGCAAATCTTTAATAATCCAACACAAGAACGTACGCGTGAGTTCTTAAAACGTACGTTAAAAGATAAATAAGAAAAGCCCTTGTAGGGGCTTTTTCTTATTTATATAGCCCTCGAATGTAAACAGATGCAATGTTCCGCGCAATTTCTTCAATGGAGCTTTCATATTCATGCCGAACGATATCCCATAGATACATTTCATTAGTGAAAAACCAGCCTCTTGCTACTAACTCATGATTTAATTCATCTCTAGCAAGCCCCTTCTTTTGAGCATAAGCGATATCTTGTGAGATGCGCTGAATAAATTTCTTTCGAATGTTTTTCCAGCTTTCGGACACGACAGGAGCAATTCCAATTGCTTGTTCGAATACCTGCATCATGCTGCGTTCATGCTCGGCCATATGTAAAAAAGCATTTGTTTGTTTATGAATGATATCCGTTGCTTCCTCTTTTGTTTGTGGAAAAAAGGAGGTTTCTGCAATCTTATAGAATTCCGCCATGACGCTGTCCATGAGAACGATTAATAGCTCTTCTTTTCCTTTAAAATGAACGTACGCTGTTCCGTAGCCAACTTCAGCTTTTTCAATAACCTGTTTAATGGTTGTTTTTTGAAACCCTTCTTCCATAAACACTTCTTTGGCTGCGTGTAATAGTTTTTGGCGCGTTTTAATCGAACGCAAATGTCGCTTATCTTCTATGTTATGTTCTGTCATGATGGACGATCCCTCCCAGCTTTCTTTAATTTCTAGCATATAGAAAATCTGATAAAAGGAAAAGAGGTAGTTTCTGAAAATGTTTATAATTTTCAGAAATATAATATTGACACTGTGTCATATTGTTTGATAATCTTTTGTTAAGATAGCGATTACAAATGCTAAAAGGGGGAGAATACGATGTTTGACTCAACAAAAGAATGCGCAGAGAAGCTGGATGCGCAGGATAAATTAGCGGCTTTTCGAGAAGAATTTTACCTCAAGCCAGGCAGTATTTATATGGATGGAAATTCGCTAGGGCTTCTATCGAAGCGAGCTGAAACAACGCTGATGGAAGTTATCACAGATTGGAAAGAGCAGGGAATTGACGGCTGGACACAAGGGAAATATCCTTGGTTTTCACTATCTGAACAACTTGGTGAAATGATGGCGCCGCTTGTAGGAGGTTCTCCTGAAGAGGTTATTGTAACAGGTTCAACAACGGTAAACCTTCATCAACTCGTTTCAACGTTTTACGAACCAAGCGGAACACGTACGAAAATTTTAGCGGATGAGCTGACGTTTCCATCCGATATCTATGCGCTTCAAAGTCAGCTGCGTACGCGTGGCTACGATCCCGATGAACATTTAGTTTGCGTAAAAAGCCGCGATGGTCGCTTTTTAGAGGAAGAGGATATCATTGAAGCGATGACAGATGAGGTAGCGTTAATTGTCTTGCCAACTGTCTTGTATCGAAGCGGTCAAGTATTAGATATGGAACGCTTGACTACGGAAGCTCATAAGCGCGGAATCATTATTGGATTTGACGGCTGCCATTCCATTGGAGCAATTCCTCATCAGTTTAGCGACTGGGGCGTTGATTTTGCTTACTGGTGCAACTATAAACATTTAAACGGTGGGCCAGGAGCTGTTGGTGGTTTATACGTGAATAAAAAGCATTTTGGGACTCTTCCAGGCTTAGCAGGTTGGTTCAGCTCAACGAAAGAAAAGCAGTTTGATATGGAGCATACGCTAACACCGGCTCATACAGCAGGTGCTTATCAGATTGGTACGCCACATGTGCTCAGTCTGGCACCGCTAATCGGATCACTTGAGCTGTTTAAGGAAGCAGGCATTGAACGCATTCGAACAAAATCACTTCGTATTAACCGGTACTTAATGGATTTACTAAACGCAGAGTTAAAAGAATACGGGTTTACTCTTGGCAGCCATACGGATGACAAACGCCGAGGTGGCCACGTGAGTCTTGAACATAAAGAAGCAGCACGTATTTGTAAAGCGTTAAAGAAAGAAGGAATTATTCCTGACTTTCGTGCGCCAAATATTATTCGCTTAGCACCTGTAGCTTTATATACGTCCTATAGCGAGGTGTGGGAAGTAGTTCAAGCATTGAAAAAAATCATGAGTGAGAAGCTTTACGAACAATTTAAAAACGAGCGCGAAGTCGTCGCGTAAATTAACAGCTGCTTACTTGAACGAAGTAAGCAGTTTCTATAGGTAAAAGTTCAATCTAAGAGGAGATGACCTATGAAAACCAATCAATCTCACCTGCATACGAATGAAAATCAAGATAAAGGGTTGAAGCGAAAGTTAAAAACGAGCCAGCTGACGATGATTTCAATGGGCTGTGCAATTGGTACAGGTTTATTTTTAGGAAGTGGACTTGCAATTCAAACAGCTGGGCCAAGCGTATTGGCTAGCTATGCGTTAGGAGCATTTGTTGTACTACTTTTAATGGGATGCTTAGCAGAAATGACCGTTGCTCACCCGACAGCAGGATCGTTTGGTACCATTTCTGAAAAGTATGTTCATCCGCTCGCAGGCTTTTTAGTTCGCTATTCGTATTGGATTGCTAACGTACTGGCAGTAGGAGTAGAGGTGAGCGCCATTGCATTATACATGAAGTATTGGTTTCCAACCGTTCCAGGGGTAGTGTGGATTGTGATATTCGCTGGAGTTTTAATTTATATTAACGCAACGAGCGTAAACACGTTTGCAACGTTTGAATATTGGTTTTCAATGATTAAAATTAGCGCTATCGTAGGCTTTATCCTCTTAGGTTCATACATATTATTTGGTGCAGAGCCAAGTTCAGCCATCGGTACGAAAAATCTTGTCAACGATGGAGGCTTTCTACCGTTCGGCTTTTGGGGTATGTGGGTGGCCGTTTTTATTTCGCTTTTTAGCTTTCTAGGAACAGAAATGATTGCCGTTACTTCTGGAGAAGCAAAAGATCCTGATGTGGCCGTTCCAAAAGCACTCAAAGCAACAGTATTTCGCTTAACAACGTTTTACGTTTTAACAATTGGTATTATGCTGATGATTGTCCCGTGGCAACAAGCCCAGGTTGACAAAAGCCCGTTTGTCAAAGTGATGGAGATTTTAAATATTCCAGCGGCATCTGGCATTATGAACTTTATTATTTTAACAGCGGCTCTTTCTGCGATGAATAGCCAGCTGTATGCGTCGACACGCATGCTGTTTTCTTTGTCAAAAACAAATAATGCTCCGGCATTTTTAGGGAAGCTCAGCAAGAAAAGCGTACCAGTTTGGGCATTAGGTATTTCAACTGGTGGCATCTTTTTAGCTGCGGCTGTCAACGCTTTTATTCCTGGGTCTTCCTATGCCTTTATGATGGGTATTTCCATGTTTGGCGCGATGTTTACCTGGTTTATGATTTTTATATCTCATCTGTTTTTTCGTAAAAAATGGGAGAAATCAGGTGGGCGCGTGCTCCCTGTGCGAATGATGGGCTTTCCGTACTTAACCATTTTAGGAGCTATTTTGCTACTTATCCTTATGATTACAACATGGTTCACAGACTTTAAGATTATGCTTCAATTTGGTATTCCATGGCTTATATTTTTAACAATTGCATATTTTATTGCAAAGCGTAAGAAGGTAGACGTAGGTGCACCTAGAAATATAGTAAAAGATGAATTTAAAGAGATGCAATAAGGGGGACATAACATGAATACGCCAAACGAAAAGAAGAGAACGGCGATAGAATTAGAACAAAACCTACAGACGAACTTTGAAAAAGCAATGTCATACGGAGATTACTTACAGCTTGATTCCATACTATCAAGTCAGCATCGCCTCTCCGATCACCATGATGAAATGCTGTTTATTGTTATTCACCAAGCAAGCGAGCTGTGGATGAAGCTTATTCTGCATGAGCTCTCGGCTGCGATTGCCTGCATTCGTGAAAACAATCTAGAACCTTCGTTTAAAATGCTTTCTCGCGTGTCACGAATTCAGCAGCAGCTCATTCAGTCATGGAGCGTGCTTTCTACGTTGACGCCAGCTGAATACATGGAATTTCGCGATAAGCTTGGACAATCATCAGGATTTCAGTCGTATCAAAATCGTTTAATTGAATTTGCACTTGGTAATAAGAACATTCATGCGCTTTCGGTGTACAAACACGACGAAGCACTCTACGAAAAGATGACTCAGGCTCTTTATGAACCTAGCATTTATGATGCTTCTATTCGAGCGCTTGTAAAGAGAGGATTAAAAGTAGATGAGGAAGCATTGCAGCGTGACTGGTCACAGCCATATGAACCAAATGAAAGCGTAGAAGAAGCATGGCTAACGGTATATCGAAATGTTGATCAGTATTGGGACCTGTACGAATTAGCTGAAAAGCTTGTTGATATTGGTAATCAGCAGCAAACATGGCGCTTTAGCCATATGAGTACCGTTGAACGAATTATCGGCAATAAGCCGGGAACAGGAGGTTCTTCAGGGGTAAACTATTTAAAACGTGCGCTTGATAAGCATTTCTTCCCGGAATTATGGAGTCTACGTACAAAGCTATAAGGATAGATAGAAAGGGTGCTAGATAATGAATAAATGGATCGATGTTTCACAACCGCTTAATAACAAGGTGGCGTGTTGGCCAGGCGATACGCCGTTTTCCTACAGGGTGAGCTGGAGTAAAGAGGAGTCTGGTTCAGTCAATGTAGGTGAAATTACAATGAGTGTACATACAGGTACTCATATTGATGCTCCTTTTCATTTTGATAGTGAAGGGAAAAAAGTAAAGGACTTAGACGTGAACCTTTATATTGGAGAATCGAAAGTTGTGCACCTTCACAATCCTTCCAGCATAAGCGTTGAAGATCTAAAAAAAATCGACTTAGCTGGGGTAACGCGACTGCTTATTAAGACCGGTGCGTGGACGAATCGCGAGACCTTTCCAACGTCTATTCCACCTGTAGATAAAGGGGTAGCCGAATATCTGGAAGAACAAGGCGTTCGTTTGCTTGGTCTCGACCTACCCTCAGTGGACCCGCTTGATAGCAAAGAGCTAGCTGCACATCATGAACTGGCGGCACATAGCGTTCATATTTTAGAAGGACTTGTGCTTGATACTATTGAGGAAGGAGACTATGAGTTAGCCGCTTTACCACTTTCACTAGCGGAAGCAGACGGAAGCCCAGTACGCGCGGTGTTGAGAAAGAAATAATCTAACAAAAGCCACTCGTTTAGAGTGGCTTTTATCGTCTATGCGACTTTTGAAGTTGTTTTTTCAACAGACTTTTTGTTTCCAACATAGATTAATCTTAAAGCAATTAACATTAGCACAATAGCGAGCCCACGTTTCCAGTCTAATGAAATTTGTGTACCGCCAAAGAATCCAAAGTGATCAATAATAATTCCTGCGCTTAGTTGGCCAATAACCGTAGAAATATTGGCTGCAATAACACCAATTTTCGGAACGGCTAAAACAGTTAAGAATAAATAGCCAACCCCAAACCAAACCGCACTTAGCTGCCATTTTGGCGCATCTAAAAGAGCTAATACATCACCTTTGCCAAAAAATAAAATGAGTAAAAATAAAACAAGTGCACCTGTTGCAAAGGTAAGAAACGCGCTTTCATACGTACCGGCTTTTCTACTGAGCGCCCCGTTTACGGAAGACTGAGCACTAAGTAATACTCCACCGATAACAGCTGCAATGAGCAAGATAAAACTCATCGTAAAACCTCCTTTAATTAATTAAAAAACGAGTAGTAAAGCGATGGCCATCAACGCAACGGCCATTACTTTTTCTTTTGTAATAGGTGTTTTACTACTACCTAACCAGCCTTTATGTTCAATAATCATACTCATTGCCATTTGTCCGACAATTACGCTAATCATTGTTAAGCCAACGCCGAGAAGCGGGACGCCAATAACTAAAATTGTTAAATAAATAACGCCAAATACGCCGCCTGTAAGCTGCCATTTCGGTGCTTTTACCGTATAGGAAAGTGATCCTTTTCCTAAAAACAGCACAACGATTCCTAAGATTACAGAACCAACTGCGAAGTTATAAAAGCTGCTTTCTAGTTTACCAACGGATTGACCTAGCACACCGTAAATGGCACCTTCAATACTAAGAGACATTCCAGCTAACACAGCCACAATATAAATCCAAAATTTCATGATTTCACATCCTTATATCGAGATTTATAGATATGTTAAAGCAAAAAAAAGAACTTACAGCTCTTTTTTTATGATTTCAGCAATCTCCGCAATCTTTTTTTCGTTTCTGCGGTAGTAAGTCCATTTTCCATGTCTTTCTGATTCCAATAATCCAATGCGCTGAAGCATTGAGAGATAATGCGAAGTAGTGGATTGTGATAAGTTTGCGCGTTCTTGAATATCTCCCACACAAACACCACCCTTTTCACTAATAGTTTTTGAAAGGTGCGCAGTAGGCTTATCAAAATACTCCATTGGATCTTTTAACCACTTCAACATTTCTAAACGAGTTTCATTGCCCAAAACCTTAAAAATATCTACAAGTTTATTTTCCATGGCCTTATACTAATCGATAGTTCTCGATATGTAAAGTTTTAAGTTTATCTTTTTATAAACCGCATATGCCAAGGTAATACAAAGGCAAACACAATAAAATATAAAATAACTGAAAAAGCAAAAAAGCTCCAGTTTTTGATATGTAAGTAATCCACTGCAATCATTCCCCACTCAATTAATGTGGAAATGACCGTGAAAAGTATTACTAGCGACCAGCGATTCTTGGCTGTAGCATAATTAACGTAGATGACGGCAAGAGCAGAAGGGATGATGGAATAGCTAACAAATTCTCCAATTCCTGTGACGTTTTTGTCCCCTAAATCAACTAAGTCAAACATTCGACCAACTAAAGAATTGATGACCCATGCGATATAACCGATAAAGCTGAACGTCACATAATAATCAACCCAGTTAATTTCGCGTTTAGGCATAATGAGTGAATAAAGAAACAAAGCGCCGCTTATTACAATAGGAAACCAAACGCCTTTTGCTGATAAATCTATATTTTGCATCCATGAGTTCACGTTGAGACACCTCTTTATGTAAGGGTATCTCTAGTGTTGCCTAAATAATCTATTTTAAAATTAACTCTGTTCTTCTTTTTTCCACATTTTATAGTTATAAAGAACTTGAACAAGAAAGATTAAGCTAATTAAACCAACAAACCCAAAGTACACGAGAAGAGGCCAATGTGAAAGGTAGTACAAAACTCCGCAAGCAATGAAAATGAACGGAATACTTATAAGCGTGAAAATTGAAAAAGTGAGAACCAGCACTCTTTTCTTAATCAGAATACTAATGAAGAATGCTAGAAATAAAATCATGATAAACATAAAGAGGTTTTCAAGAATAAAGTCCAAAACGATATCCATAGCACAGCGTTCCCCCTTAAAGAAAGTAAAATAGTTCCATGTGGAACAGCTATTTTCTACGCTTCATCACTTGAGCAATTGTCATGATGAGTAAAGACAGTACAGCAGCTATAAAAACCATGATGCTCAACGCTCCATAACCAAGCCCTTCCCATCCTCCAACTAGTAAGCTAATTATAAATCCTGCTAGGCTAAGCACTGCTACAGCAAGGGGAATGACATATCGCAACGATTCCTTCTTTCGTCCAATAAGGTAAGAAAAAATAAGAATCACTAAAGTAGTCATAATGATAAAGGTATATGAATTTAGCATAATATCCTCCTTTTCTATTAGTAAAGCTCTATGTGTAAATAAGGATATTAATTCCAATTTAACATAATATAGGATTTGTTGGAAGGGTGTCTTTTATAGATAATTATTATAGATAGAATTACTAAAAAATTCTATTTTATACTATAATAGTAAATGGGTTTGGTGTGTAGAGGAGGGGTTAAATGAATACAGAAGATCGTCTAAGTGAAATAGAAAGAAAGTTAGATGATTTAAATAATAAGCTAGATCAAAGGAACAATAACTCTAGCTCGCGATTTGTTCTTAGAATTGTGCAGGTTATTTCTATTATTTTAATATTCCTAGTACTGATAGGGGTTATTAGCTTTTTTACAGGATAAGAATACAAAAAGGGTTGAGGGAATTCCTCAACCTTTTTCTATGTAAATGAATCAAAAATACCACCATATAAACGCAGTACATAAAAGAAAAAACCTAAAGATAATCATTTGCTGCAATCAAACAAAGATTGAGTTGATGTATACAGTAGGTTGGAATATTGGAGAGTAAAGCATAATAACGTATTGTATAGGTTAATTAGTCTATCTAATTTTATTTATTTTATAGTATAATTTTACTAGTTTGTTATAAAAAAATAGGTAGGAGGGGCAGGGATGAAATTTTGCACAAACTGTGGAAGTTCACTGGGAAGAGAAGATCAGTTTTGTAGCGGGTGCGGTGCAGTAATTGATCGAAGTGAAAAGATGAGTGAACCTGTACAAAAAAAGCAGAACACGTCAGCGCTGCGTGTAGAAGAAGTGGTACGTATGGGAAAGAATAATAAACAACTTACTATTGCTGGTCTTATTTTAATTATCGGTGTCATCATTTACATAATGATTCCAAAAAAGCTCACGGAAGCAGAATATGAGCAGCTCGCTCTCGATTTATTAGTGAAGGATGTAGCGATACAAGAACAGTTTTCGCGTTCAATTGAAAATAGCTCCATTGACACAAACACGGAATGGGATTCAGAGTTTAAACAGTTAACAAAGCCTGCTGAAAGAGCACAAGGTGAGTTTGAAGACATTTATAAAGAATTAAAAGGCGTAAAGCCACCAGAAATGTTTGAACATGACCACCAACTACTATTGAAGGCGTTTCATATTCATAGTGAACTGATGATTGGAGCAGGTGAGTATTTTAAAAACGGAAATGAGGAAGAACTTGAAAACGCAGAAGAATACCAAAGCGAAGCAGAAGATTATTTAGCTCAAACATCTTTTTCTTCTGGTATATATAAAGAACGATTAATCAAGCGAATTGAGAAGCTAGGCATCGAATAAGTTTTATAAAGTAAAGCACCTTCACTTTCTACATTCTTGGTGAAGGTGCTTTTTGTTCATTATGTCAATCATTCAAAGAATCTTGTTTTGTTTTTTTAACTTTATAGAGAACAACGAGCAAAATAAACCAAAAAGGCGTGACAAATAGTGCAACACGCGTATCTGAAGCGAGAGTTAATACCACTAAAATAAATGCTAAAAATATTAAAACTAAATAGTTAGTATAGGGGTAAAGTGGCATTTTGAACGGATTTTCTTTTGCTAAATCAGGACGTTCTTTTTTGTATTTCATATGACAAATAACGATAATCCCCCATATATAAATGAATGATACGGTTGAAATACTCGTGATTAAAGTAAATACACCTTCTGGCATGGTGTAATTTAAAATAACTCCAATTAAAATGATCACAGCTGAGAAAAAGAGTCCGTTTGCAGGCACTTGTCGCGCATTGATTTTTGCTAGAGAACTTGGTGCATCTTGGTCTTTAGCCAGGGAATAAACCATGCGGCTTGTACTGAATACAGCACTATTTCCTGCCGAAGCAGCTGATGTTAAGACGACAAAGTTAACAATCGTAGCAGCGGAAATGATGCCAATTGCAGCGAACACTTGCACAAATGGGCTTTGAGAGGGGTCTACATCATTCCAAGGGTAGATGCTCATGATGACGAAAAGGGAACCGATGTAGAAAAGTAAAATTCGAATAGGGATATTGTTAATAGCAAGTGGGATATTGCGCTCAGGATTCTCTGTTTCTCCTGCCGTTAATCCTACAAGCTCAATTCCTACAAAAGCAAATACAACCATTTGGAATGAGAGAATAAAACCGTTCATGCCATTTGGAAACATGCCTCC from Bacillus sp. 1780r2a1 encodes the following:
- a CDS encoding YitT family protein; this encodes MNALKQHRKSSKKKLLFRGLLVIIGGIIAGYGLETVLIPNSVSDGGVTGLSIVGSQLFGVPLGVLIAIINLPFIWLGYKQIGKSFAIFSIIGIASLAISTTLMHHTPAIIEGDTLLVTVVGGVILGFGMGLALRNGGALDGIDMLAVLLSRKSPFGTSDLILFLNMFVFIVVSFVFGLQGAILSAIAYFIASKVIHVVEVGLSGSKAFEIITSEPVLMVKTIRDRLGRSATYKEVYGGYSHEKFKEITCVINRLEESKMKEIINEIDPNAFVRVYDVAEVKGGNFRKTNIH
- a CDS encoding transporter substrate-binding domain-containing protein encodes the protein MKRKAGFFLTLLLSAVVLLAGCGQSSESASGSGDADTFTVGLEAGYPPFNWTQNDDSNGAVKIKGSSQYAGGYDVEMAKKIADGLGKELVIVKTEWDGLVPALTSGKIDAIVAGMSPTSERKETIDFSDNYYNSNLVMVVKKGGKYEGATKIADFKGAKVTAQLNTFHYSVIDQIKGVSKETAMDNFPAMRVALESGVIDGYVSERPEAVSASAANDNFAMVEFKDGFKTSADDTAVAVGLKKDSELKEEINKALKGISEDERTSIMDTAIKNQPAAK
- a CDS encoding amino acid ABC transporter permease, with the protein product MSFEWIITIISENWPMFLRGAGMTLLIALTGTVIGAIIGLVAGIVRTVPTPKSGLKKAGLKVTNFVLSVYIEFFRGTPMIVQAMVIYYGSALAFGFDMNVMLAAVIVVSINTGAYMAEIVRGGIISVDKGQFEAAKAIGMNHYQTMMNVVLPQVIRNILPATGNQFVINIKDTSVLNVISVSELYFVTKSVAGNNFRYFESFFVACMIYFVMTFAVSQILRYFERKLDGPDSYTMIKTDQNR
- a CDS encoding amino acid ABC transporter ATP-binding protein; translated protein: MEQVIDIQHLNKAYGSHEVLKDINFSVNKGEVVTIIGSSGSGKSTLLRCINLLEQPNGGQIIYKGENILDDRHNLFDYRKNLGMVFQQFNLFDNHNVLNNCVVGQVKVLKRSKEEAEKVALGYLKVVGMDQYINAKPRQLSGGQKQRVAIARALSMKPDVLLFDEPTSALDPEMVGEVLKVMKELAESGLTMLIVTHEMEFAKEVSDRIVFMDKGVIAEEGTPEQIFNNPTQERTREFLKRTLKDK
- a CDS encoding TetR/AcrR family transcriptional regulator; protein product: MTEHNIEDKRHLRSIKTRQKLLHAAKEVFMEEGFQKTTIKQVIEKAEVGYGTAYVHFKGKEELLIVLMDSVMAEFYKIAETSFFPQTKEEATDIIHKQTNAFLHMAEHERSMMQVFEQAIGIAPVVSESWKNIRKKFIQRISQDIAYAQKKGLARDELNHELVARGWFFTNEMYLWDIVRHEYESSIEEIARNIASVYIRGLYK
- the kynU gene encoding kynureninase, with translation MFDSTKECAEKLDAQDKLAAFREEFYLKPGSIYMDGNSLGLLSKRAETTLMEVITDWKEQGIDGWTQGKYPWFSLSEQLGEMMAPLVGGSPEEVIVTGSTTVNLHQLVSTFYEPSGTRTKILADELTFPSDIYALQSQLRTRGYDPDEHLVCVKSRDGRFLEEEDIIEAMTDEVALIVLPTVLYRSGQVLDMERLTTEAHKRGIIIGFDGCHSIGAIPHQFSDWGVDFAYWCNYKHLNGGPGAVGGLYVNKKHFGTLPGLAGWFSSTKEKQFDMEHTLTPAHTAGAYQIGTPHVLSLAPLIGSLELFKEAGIERIRTKSLRINRYLMDLLNAELKEYGFTLGSHTDDKRRGGHVSLEHKEAARICKALKKEGIIPDFRAPNIIRLAPVALYTSYSEVWEVVQALKKIMSEKLYEQFKNEREVVA
- a CDS encoding amino acid permease, whose protein sequence is MKTNQSHLHTNENQDKGLKRKLKTSQLTMISMGCAIGTGLFLGSGLAIQTAGPSVLASYALGAFVVLLLMGCLAEMTVAHPTAGSFGTISEKYVHPLAGFLVRYSYWIANVLAVGVEVSAIALYMKYWFPTVPGVVWIVIFAGVLIYINATSVNTFATFEYWFSMIKISAIVGFILLGSYILFGAEPSSAIGTKNLVNDGGFLPFGFWGMWVAVFISLFSFLGTEMIAVTSGEAKDPDVAVPKALKATVFRLTTFYVLTIGIMLMIVPWQQAQVDKSPFVKVMEILNIPAASGIMNFIILTAALSAMNSQLYASTRMLFSLSKTNNAPAFLGKLSKKSVPVWALGISTGGIFLAAAVNAFIPGSSYAFMMGISMFGAMFTWFMIFISHLFFRKKWEKSGGRVLPVRMMGFPYLTILGAILLLILMITTWFTDFKIMLQFGIPWLIFLTIAYFIAKRKKVDVGAPRNIVKDEFKEMQ